In Leptospira bourretii, the genomic window AGGAACTCGGTCTCGCGATGGAAGGCTTATGCCATTTGTGGACACTGTGTACCATTATGTTGCAAACAAAGTTATACTCCCGATCTCACTAGAAGGAACAGAAAAAATTCTCCCCATAGAAGGATTACTTTTTAACCAAGCAGTCGGAAAACTTGTCATCGGCAAACCAGTGCTTGTTGGGGAACTTACAAAAAAAGAAATGGAATCCTTTCCATCTCATATAGAACAGATTTCTTTTCCTGGAACGGGCGATAAAAAGCAGTTTATCATTGATAACCTTGCGCTTCTTGTTGGTAGCAACTTAAACAAACACAAACACGGAACCTATCGTAACCTCTATAAAGGAGACGTTAGAGAAACCAACCAACTCATTTCGATTCCGAAAAAACCCGAGGAACATGTTGTCATCATTGGATCATCCAATATGTCAGTGGCCTTCGCTTGTGTAATGGCAAACAAAAACGTAAAAGTAACCATCTACAGCCCCGATTCAGAAATGGTAAAACAAAGTAATGAAGAAAAACGCGATGTAGTTCATTATCCTATTTACAAACTCCCACCAAACATCGAATTTTCGGATAAACCAGAAGTTCTGGAATCTGCCACTCTCTTCATCCAAGGTACAAATCCATGGGAATTTGATGGAATTTACTCTAAAATTAGAACCCATTTGCAAAAAAACAAATCGCCAATGGTAAACGTCATCAAAGGCTTCACTGGATCAAAAAAAGGACTCATTTTAGAAGACTTAAACGAACTTTTGCTCATTGAAAGGGAAAGGTTGGCCGTAGTTTCTGGGGCCTGTTACCCAGACCAAATCATGGAAAGAAAAATTTCTGGATTTGAAATTTCAGCCTTCGAAGACTCTCTCATTCCGAAACTCAAAGAACTTTTAACAAACAATTATGTTTTCACAAGAACCGCTATCAATTCGAGGGATACAAAAGGTGTACAACTTGGTGGGGCTTTAAAAACTGTTTATGCGCTCGCAATGGGGCTTGTAGAAGGATACTTTAAACGAGAGTTAGGTGGTAATGTTGACAACACTTTGTTTCATTTAAGTAATCGATTTTTTAATGAAATGGTTTCGATTGGTGTATTACTTGGTGGGGATCCAACCACATTCAATGGACTTTCAGGTATGACAGATTTTATGTTGGCTTGTTTTGGATCTGACACAAGAGATAGAAAGTATGGATACGACCTAGCCTATGGAACAAGACCAGAAAAAATTACCAATGGTTTTTATGGACTCAAAGTATTGCCGAACCTAATCCAATTGGATGAAAAAAGACATCCCATTGTTACCGCTGCCTACCGAACGGTAATTCAGAATGAGGATTTTGATTTGGTAGCAGAAAAATTACAAATGCAACTGGCTCGCTAAGATTTCGGAAGATAAACTTGAAATTCCGTGTGACCGGGTTCCGACTGGAACTGAATCCGTCCACGGTGTCTTTCTTCCACAGACTGTTTTACTATCCCAAGACCAAGTCCCGTTCCTTCTCCTTTTTCCTTTGTTGTGTAAAAAGGCTCAAAAATTCGTTTCTGAATGGTAGGAGGGATTCCTGGTCCATTGTCTTTGACTCTCACAATGATTTCAGTTTCCAATTCGTCTACTTGGATGGTAAGTATCCCCTTAAAGGCCATGGCCTGCAACGCATTGTAGATGAGGTTTGTCCAAATCTGAATGAGTTCGTCTGGATAACCTGCTAAAACAGGATTTGCATTGTACAAACGAATGCATTCTACTCCTGTTTTCATTTTATTCTGATAAAGTGTCAGGACCGTTTCGATTGTATCGACTAGGTTAATATCCGATTTGGCTTCGTTTCGATCAAAACGGCCATAATTTTTTAAACTATAAACAATTTTGGAAGTTCTTTCGACTGCAAGCCGAATTGATTCTACACTTCTAAGCGTATTTAATTCAGATAAAACTAACTCTAGTAAGGGAGAAGATTTAAAATGAGATAATAAATTTTGATTCTCTAAAATAAAATCGGAGACTCCCAAATCAACGATTCGATCCGCTAAATCATATGCAGTCTCAATCCCTAAATCAAGAAAAATAGCTTCCAGAGTTTTTTTGGCTTTTCTGGATTCGGCAAATACATAAGTTTTCGGTTTGATCGTAAATAACTCAATCACCCAGGAAATGATTTCATTGATTTCTTTTTCTGAATACTTAGAGAAACATTCTTTGATTTGAAACAATCTTGTTCCAAAATTACCCATTCGGTAATGAATCTGTTCGCTAAAGGCGGAAATGGCTGCAAGGGGATTATTAATTTCATGAGCAACACTTGCAACTAACTGACCCAAGGTGGCCATTTTTTCAGAAAGAATCAATTGATCTTGCGTTTTTTGTAAATCTTCTAAAATGCGGTTTAGCTCTTTTGTTCTTTCTTTGACCGCAAATTCTAAAGCTTCTTTGTTTTGTTTGGATTCGGTGATATCAATGAGTATCGCAAGTAGAGTTGGTCTACCATGGTTATTGAGAATTGTATTTCCTGAAACCACATGACGAATTTCACCCGATTTCATACGTATGCTCGCCTCCATCCCGGTGCTCCAACCTTTTTTTTGAACTTCCTCTAAAAGCCTGGCTCGGTCGAGTCTTGTGATCCAAATATTCAATTCATGCGAAGTTTTTCCGACTATTTCATCTCTAGAAAATCCAATTAGGCGGCAGTACGCTTCATTCACATCGTCGTATTGACCAGTTTCGGCATTCGATAAACTAACTGCTGCTGGGTTTAGTCGAAATACACTTTCAAATAGTTCTTTGCTAATGACCAACTCACTTTGCAAAACTGCGGCAAGGTATTCCTTTTCCTTAAGCGCAGTGATATTCTGTCCTGCCGAAAGAAGATACTTTCCATTCTCAACGATTCGACCACTAAAGAGGATGGTGACAGTTGCCCCCGTTTTTGCAACCAGAGGCACTTCTAAATTCAATACATACCCATCTCTTTTTAATCCGGCCAAAATATATTCTCTGTCATTGACATTAGAATATATCCCCAAATCCAAAGTGGATTTTCCAATGACCTCCTCTCTAGTCCTTCCAAGCCAAGTACAATAAACATCATTGGCATCAACGTAGAGGCCCGTCTGCATATCGGTAAGTGCCATCCCGATAGGACTTGCACTAAAAGCGGTATGCCAAATTGAATCGGATGTGGATAAGGAAGGGAGCATGTTTGGAATGTAGAATTTAATCGGAAATCCAAACGAATGCAATAAAAAAAAAGCCTACTCAGATTCGAGTAGGCTTCTTTATCACGAAGCGGAAAAAAAGCTCTGCTTACTTGGCAGCTGCTTTCTCTTTTTTAGCTTTTTTAGGTTTTTCTTCTTTTTTAACGGGTTTCTTTTCTTCGCGTTTTGCTTTTGTTTCTGCTTTTAACTCATCTTGAGTTTTGCGATCCACAAGTTCCAAAATTCCCATCGCCGTGTTGTCAGAAGGACGGTTTACCAAACGAATGATTCTTGTGTATCCACCCACTCTTTCCGCATAACGATTTGCTAAGTCTTTCAAAAGTTTGTTCACGATTTCTTGGTCACCAAGGTGGCTATAAAGATATCGTGTGTTATGCAGGATTGCTGCATTTTTCTTTTGTTCGTCAAGATTTGCTAGGTTCGCGTCCAAATTGCGTTTTGCTCTTGTGATGATTCGTTCTGCGTAAGAACGAGCCACCTTCAACTTCGCAACAGAAGATTCAATTCTTTCGTGGCGAAGCAAAGAGATTACCATATTTTGGATCATAGCTTTTCTATGATCTGCGGATCTATTGAGTTGTTTAACTTTATTACGTTTATTCATCTTAAAAATCTCTCATACCGAAAGAAAGTCCCATAGAGGAAAGTTTCGCTTTCAACTCTTGTAAACTTTGTTCGCTGAAATGTTTTGATTTAGTCATTTCGTCTTCTGATCTCTTAACGAGTTCACCAATGAAGTCGATTTCCAAACTACGAAGAACGTTAGTCGAACGAACAGATAGTTCCAATTCTTCTACGTGTTTAGATAAAGCTGCTTTTAGTTTTTCATCAGCTTCATCCAACTCTTCTTCTTCTTCTTCAATTTCTTCTTCAAAGTTAATGAAAACAGTTAGGTGGTCTTTTAGAATTTTTGCTGCTTGTGCTACTGCATCTTCTGGAGAAACAGAACCGTCAGTCCAAACTTCCATAGTAAGTTTTTCGTAATCAGAACGTTGTGCAACACGAGTTTCTGATACTTCAAACAATACTTTTTGGATTGGTGAAAAAATTGAATCGATTGGGATAGTTCCCAATACTTCGATATCTTTCTTTTTATCTTCAGCAGGAACGTAACCACGTCCTCTTTGGATTTCCAAATCCATAATCAAATTGGCATCCTCATTAAGAGTCGCAATATGAAGGTCTGGGTTCATGATTTCAATGGAAGAGTCTACTGCCAAGTCAGCAGCACGGAAGTAACCAGCACCTTTTAGTTCTAAGTGGATTACTTTGCTTGCTTCTTTGTCTTCAGGCTCGTATTTGATTCGAACTTGTTTTAAGTTAAGAATGATACGAGTGACATCTTCTGCTACACCTTCAATGTAGGAGAACTCATGTGAGACTCCTTCAATTCGAATCGCGGAAATTGCCGCTCCTTCGATAGAAGACATGAGCGTACGACGAAGGGAATTACCGATCGTAGTACCAATTCCTCTTTCGAAAGGTTCTGCAACAAACTTACCGTAGTTTGGTGTATTCACATCGGTAGTGAATTCGATTTTTTTGGGTCTTTTAAAACCTTTTAATAAATTCTTTGGAGACAATGTCGTATCCTTCTTCTCTAAATTCTTACTTCGAGTACAACTCTACGATTACCTGTTCTTTCACAGGAATATCAATATGCTCTCTAGTTGGAAGTGAAGTCACTTCGCCAGAAAACTTGGTATAATCCACACTGACCCAGGAAGCAGTACGATTGATTGCTTGGGCAAGTTTGATATTTTCTTCGATAAACGTAGATTTTTGGAATTTCTCACGAATTTCGATTTTATCGCCAACATTCACACGATAAGAACAAATATCCACTCGGTGACCATTTACAAGAACATGTCTATGTGCCACAAAGTTACGAGCTTGTCTTCTAGTAACAGCAAAACCCATACGGTAAAGAACGTTATCCAATCTTCTTTCGAGGAATTGAAGTAAGTTTTCACCAGGAATCCCTGGAGTATGAGATGCTTCTTCAAAATATCTACGGAATTGTTTTTCTAAAACACCATAAGCGCGTTTTACTTTTTGTTTTTCACGTAGCTGTGCACCGTATTCTGTTACCTTCCCTTTTTTCTTAGGAGGAAGACCTGGTGGGTACTTTCTCTTTTCTAGGGAAGATTTTTCTTTATGTAATGTATGACTATTTTTGAGAAAGAGGTTAAGACCCTCTCTTCTCATCAATTTAACAACTGGACCTCGGTAACGTGCCATATCTAATTCCTACACCCTTCTTCTTTTTCGTGGTCGGCACCCATTGTGCGGGAGCGGAGTTACGTCTTTAATAAGTTTGATTGCAATGCCTTTTGTGGTCAAAGAACGAATGGCAGATTCACGTCCAATTCCAGGACCAGAAACCATTACATCCACTTCAGATAGACCAGCTGCTTCAATTGCTTTTTCAGCGGCATTCGTAGCGGCAACTTGTGCTGCATACGGAGTGGATTTTTTAGATCCACGAAAACCCATCATTCCAGAAGAGGACCAAGAAAGAACGTTTCCAGCCATATCCGTAATGGATACGATTGTATTGTTAAACGAAGCTTGGATATAAACCTTACCCCGTGGAACGTTTTTCTTTTCTTTTTTCTTAACCTTTTTGGTATCTTTTTTATTCTTTGCGTCTTTTTCAGCCATGGATTAGTCCTCTACTTAGTAGCCTTTTTCTTATTGGCTACAGTCTTCTTGACTCCCTTACGGGTTCTTGCGTTGGTTCTTGTTCTTTGTCCGTTGACTGGAAGTCCACGTCTATGACGGAAACCTCGGTAACAACCTACGTCCATCAATCGTTTGATGTTTAGGTTGACTTCTGAACGAAGATCCCCTTCTACCTGGTATGATTCTTCAATAACTCTTCGGATCGCGGCTTCTTGTTCGTCCGAAAGGTCCTTCACCCGGATAGATTCGTCAATTCCTGCTTTTTTCAGGATATTTTGAGAGGAAGTCTTACCAATACCAAATACGTATGTAAGACCGATCACTATTCTTTTGTTTGATGGTAAATCAACACCCGCGATACGTGCCATATCTTTCTATCTTTGCCTTTGTTTGTGTTTTGGGTTCGTGCAAATCACTCGGATTACACCTTTTCTGCGAATGACTTTGCATTCAGGACAGATTTTTTTAACTGATGCTCTAACTTTCATTATAGTTCCTATTTCTTTCTGTAGGTAATACGGCCCTTGGTTAAGTCATAAGGAGAAAGTTCCACAGTGACTTTATCTCCAGGTAAAATACGAATGTAATGCATACGCATCTTTCCTGAAATATGTGCTAAAACTTTGTGACCATTCTCTAGTTCCACACGGAACATCGCATTTGGTAACGGTTCTAGAACGGTTCCGTCAATTGTGATTGCTTCTTCCTTAGCCAGGGTCTATCTCCTACTAGATCGATTTTAAAATAGTGTTAGTGATTTCTTCCATACTTCCCAACCCATTGATTTGCCGAAGGATCCCAGAGCCTTTATAAAAGTCTATTAGGGGCAACGTCTTTGTGTTGTAAGTATGCAGACGGTTTTTGATGGTCTCTTCGTTGTCATCCGAGCGTCCTTCTTTGATCGCTCTACCTAGCAACCGTTTGACGAGTTCTTCGTCAGGAACGTCTAGGTTGACAACGGAGTCGAGCTCCATGCGGAGCTCTTTGAGGATTTCCGAGAGAGCCTTTGCTTGCTCCACCGTCCTAGGAAATCCATCCAGTATGAATCCATTTGCACAATCAGCTTCGACCAATCGGTCGCGAATTATGCCTATAACGACAGCATCTGGAACAAGGTCTCCAGCGTCCATATATTTTTTTGCTTCAACACCCATAGGCGTCCCGTTTTTTACGGCAGCACGGAGGATATCTCCGGTAGAGATTTGTGGAATTTGGTATTTCTCTTTGATGATGTCAGCTTGGGTCCCTTTTCCAGCGCCTGGGGGCCCCATAAAAATGAGTCTCTTCATTCGTTACACTCTTCCCTTGATTTTAGTCTTCTTCATGAACCCTTCGTAATTTCTCATAAGGAGTTGGGCTTCGATTTGTTTCAAAGTTTCGAGTGCCACACCCACCATAATGAGAAGTGAAGTTCCTCCGAAAGTATACACCAAAGTTCCTCCACCGGTGTTAGAACCGAGGTTTAAAAACTTGATGATGAGATACGGAGCAAGAGCAAGACCAGCAAGGAAAAGAGCACCCGGAAGGGTGATTCGATTCAAGATTTTCTCAATCATATCTTTTGTTTGGCTACCAGGGCGAACGCCCGGAATAAACCCGCCGTATTTTTTTAGGTTATCAGCAAGCTCCTGTGGGTTGAACTGAATCGCCGTATAAAAATAAGCAAAGAAAATGATAAGAGATGTATAAATCACATAGTAAAAAAGGGCATGGTACCAAATTTGTGAAAATGGATTAAAATAGTCCATAATCACTGCCCAACCAGCCCACTGACCACCCTTAGAGGATAACCACTGAACAATTGTTTGTGGGAAAAGGATAAGTGAGGATGCAAAGATAATTGGCATTACGTTGGCACTGTTCACTTTGAAAGGAATGGACTGGCTACGAGCCTGAACCATCTTTCTTCCCACCATTTGTTTTCCGTAATTTAACGGAACCCGGCGAACCCCTTGGGTTAAAATCACCGTTAAGGCAATCAGCACGATAAATATAATGATCAGAATCAGGATACTGAGAGCATCCGAAGTATCAGAAGTAAACATCGCAATGAGCGCTTCTGGCATACGACCAATAATCCCTGCGAAGATAATAAGAGAGATTCCATTACCGATACCGCGTT contains:
- a CDS encoding 1-acyl-sn-glycerol-3-phosphate acyltransferase produces the protein MTEKEATLGRWHKEFFENIHLFVKSGLTESEAKSILEEFLVLSQSTPKPKVMDIFQEPERLEEIGVYTDIRPEPRDFMLKFLDPIMNKFKVEGTENLKLLDGVIGKYPVTLISNHLSHLDAPAIFTLLYNSGPEGRKIAESLVFIAGRLAFEPDFTRLGLYMFGTLLVCSKKDMADNPSLSDVMTKINMRAFRNSQKLQSDGKVISIFPEGTRSRDGRLMPFVDTVYHYVANKVILPISLEGTEKILPIEGLLFNQAVGKLVIGKPVLVGELTKKEMESFPSHIEQISFPGTGDKKQFIIDNLALLVGSNLNKHKHGTYRNLYKGDVRETNQLISIPKKPEEHVVIIGSSNMSVAFACVMANKNVKVTIYSPDSEMVKQSNEEKRDVVHYPIYKLPPNIEFSDKPEVLESATLFIQGTNPWEFDGIYSKIRTHLQKNKSPMVNVIKGFTGSKKGLILEDLNELLLIERERLAVVSGACYPDQIMERKISGFEISAFEDSLIPKLKELLTNNYVFTRTAINSRDTKGVQLGGALKTVYALAMGLVEGYFKRELGGNVDNTLFHLSNRFFNEMVSIGVLLGGDPTTFNGLSGMTDFMLACFGSDTRDRKYGYDLAYGTRPEKITNGFYGLKVLPNLIQLDEKRHPIVTAAYRTVIQNEDFDLVAEKLQMQLAR
- a CDS encoding PAS domain-containing sensor histidine kinase, with protein sequence MLPSLSTSDSIWHTAFSASPIGMALTDMQTGLYVDANDVYCTWLGRTREEVIGKSTLDLGIYSNVNDREYILAGLKRDGYVLNLEVPLVAKTGATVTILFSGRIVENGKYLLSAGQNITALKEKEYLAAVLQSELVISKELFESVFRLNPAAVSLSNAETGQYDDVNEAYCRLIGFSRDEIVGKTSHELNIWITRLDRARLLEEVQKKGWSTGMEASIRMKSGEIRHVVSGNTILNNHGRPTLLAILIDITESKQNKEALEFAVKERTKELNRILEDLQKTQDQLILSEKMATLGQLVASVAHEINNPLAAISAFSEQIHYRMGNFGTRLFQIKECFSKYSEKEINEIISWVIELFTIKPKTYVFAESRKAKKTLEAIFLDLGIETAYDLADRIVDLGVSDFILENQNLLSHFKSSPLLELVLSELNTLRSVESIRLAVERTSKIVYSLKNYGRFDRNEAKSDINLVDTIETVLTLYQNKMKTGVECIRLYNANPVLAGYPDELIQIWTNLIYNALQAMAFKGILTIQVDELETEIIVRVKDNGPGIPPTIQKRIFEPFYTTKEKGEGTGLGLGIVKQSVEERHRGRIQFQSEPGHTEFQVYLPKS
- the rplQ gene encoding 50S ribosomal protein L17, whose product is MNKRNKVKQLNRSADHRKAMIQNMVISLLRHERIESSVAKLKVARSYAERIITRAKRNLDANLANLDEQKKNAAILHNTRYLYSHLGDQEIVNKLLKDLANRYAERVGGYTRIIRLVNRPSDNTAMGILELVDRKTQDELKAETKAKREEKKPVKKEEKPKKAKKEKAAAK
- a CDS encoding DNA-directed RNA polymerase subunit alpha, with amino-acid sequence MSPKNLLKGFKRPKKIEFTTDVNTPNYGKFVAEPFERGIGTTIGNSLRRTLMSSIEGAAISAIRIEGVSHEFSYIEGVAEDVTRIILNLKQVRIKYEPEDKEASKVIHLELKGAGYFRAADLAVDSSIEIMNPDLHIATLNEDANLIMDLEIQRGRGYVPAEDKKKDIEVLGTIPIDSIFSPIQKVLFEVSETRVAQRSDYEKLTMEVWTDGSVSPEDAVAQAAKILKDHLTVFINFEEEIEEEEEELDEADEKLKAALSKHVEELELSVRSTNVLRSLEIDFIGELVKRSEDEMTKSKHFSEQSLQELKAKLSSMGLSFGMRDF
- the rpsD gene encoding 30S ribosomal protein S4, with translation MARYRGPVVKLMRREGLNLFLKNSHTLHKEKSSLEKRKYPPGLPPKKKGKVTEYGAQLREKQKVKRAYGVLEKQFRRYFEEASHTPGIPGENLLQFLERRLDNVLYRMGFAVTRRQARNFVAHRHVLVNGHRVDICSYRVNVGDKIEIREKFQKSTFIEENIKLAQAINRTASWVSVDYTKFSGEVTSLPTREHIDIPVKEQVIVELYSK
- the rpsK gene encoding 30S ribosomal protein S11 — translated: MAEKDAKNKKDTKKVKKKEKKNVPRGKVYIQASFNNTIVSITDMAGNVLSWSSSGMMGFRGSKKSTPYAAQVAATNAAEKAIEAAGLSEVDVMVSGPGIGRESAIRSLTTKGIAIKLIKDVTPLPHNGCRPRKRRRV
- the rpsM gene encoding 30S ribosomal protein S13, with the translated sequence MARIAGVDLPSNKRIVIGLTYVFGIGKTSSQNILKKAGIDESIRVKDLSDEQEAAIRRVIEESYQVEGDLRSEVNLNIKRLMDVGCYRGFRHRRGLPVNGQRTRTNARTRKGVKKTVANKKKATK
- the rpmJ gene encoding 50S ribosomal protein L36 — translated: MKVRASVKKICPECKVIRRKGVIRVICTNPKHKQRQR
- the infA gene encoding translation initiation factor IF-1 produces the protein MAKEEAITIDGTVLEPLPNAMFRVELENGHKVLAHISGKMRMHYIRILPGDKVTVELSPYDLTKGRITYRKK
- a CDS encoding adenylate kinase, which produces MKRLIFMGPPGAGKGTQADIIKEKYQIPQISTGDILRAAVKNGTPMGVEAKKYMDAGDLVPDAVVIGIIRDRLVEADCANGFILDGFPRTVEQAKALSEILKELRMELDSVVNLDVPDEELVKRLLGRAIKEGRSDDNEETIKNRLHTYNTKTLPLIDFYKGSGILRQINGLGSMEEITNTILKSI
- the secY gene encoding preprotein translocase subunit SecY, which translates into the protein MFQTIANIFRIPELRSKILFTIGMLLLFRMGTHVTIPGINSLIVTGITADPSEGFLGMVDLFAGGALLKFSIFALGIMPYISSSIIMQLVMVLIPSLQKMQKEGEEGRKKIQQYTKYGTLILCAIQSLAVIQLANSWSTGSGTAQAKYPGLINPSVEGYFLPIAMLSITTGTVLLIWLGEQITERGIGNGISLIIFAGIIGRMPEALIAMFTSDTSDALSILILIIIFIVLIALTVILTQGVRRVPLNYGKQMVGRKMVQARSQSIPFKVNSANVMPIIFASSLILFPQTIVQWLSSKGGQWAGWAVIMDYFNPFSQIWYHALFYYVIYTSLIIFFAYFYTAIQFNPQELADNLKKYGGFIPGVRPGSQTKDMIEKILNRITLPGALFLAGLALAPYLIIKFLNLGSNTGGGTLVYTFGGTSLLIMVGVALETLKQIEAQLLMRNYEGFMKKTKIKGRV